A part of Helicoverpa zea isolate HzStark_Cry1AcR chromosome 17, ilHelZeax1.1, whole genome shotgun sequence genomic DNA contains:
- the LOC124638070 gene encoding protein disabled isoform X5 has translation MTLKKFESRSLISKDKNEPGRFLGEGVSFRAKLIGVLEVPEARGDRMCQEALADLKMAIRAAGEHKQRIQVHVAIDGLRLRDDKTGDSLYHHPVHKISFIAQDMTDSRAFGYIFGSPDTGHRFFGIKTDKAASQVVIAMRDLFQVVFELKKKEVEMAKQQLEGKTVTSSLVRHATNASTESKTKSITSVGETSSSTSKAADVGAEGGVAELVDLEQELSSLRRGLTQVEGLTPSNDPFGDSFTALPTQKGLLPPPPTGSSTRGRTSAAPSVPRGVFSPGKAAPALPFDLATVAAEFEPTPALVDNLSDTPVCQPGASTTQSLSYDVFTELDPLGTGRSKPYVDKKLFFQELKNPPKKVLKDLVSTQSLISDILPVTTDTKIEHYGPATTMTSLSRHSGGSVAIVKPTQTALFTGNFFSSDPFAETDPFDNTDPFSDSFKDDPFTSMQEFPKASVLRVDELKSKLSKEDKSEPLENGKSVFNGPLQVSLPPEPAPKSPRLQRQNTESSSVRQRPQAHKLSADGASPPPPLPPKKVGELPAARPPPRPPHDHEDEDVGPPLPKPAMRREPLADRSMKPRLSSAATNSSEDEYLTPAPPPLPTARRFDITLSQLLTCTMDELAHRLRVPATTLSSMTLPQLTDYLRSYLAADNDRAHIHVESTAKTEKEKPITAVSGLSTPSGILDKPVTNNDFKPQFEDNFTPPAETNDTFVANFDDFDKKANPSYDRYAAFREIQEEELKAKSILDPIDALESEPKQDSDEKELTAIENLIRANQDRESDNKEPARSPLKTLDELTLDSFNMFRNSVSPKPSQIDAKIEDIKSVMKTLQIEKSRRSVSPRDNGHVDVKHEDTNDRYAALREITITEPPQDEFESLPPELPKERKRSDEKSDGFDNSDFFDCIDNSSLSFTHVEDAFRKSPIVKEVEEKKLEEIKEPQVEIVPLPVRDLAPPTRLSTGSISDVVSGSSPDTKEKLGGAVVGGPRGTRWAALGGAAASPASSDSRDSEPRPRLRRARHHDPPASPPVVQTSSSSRDVSPWDEELPSVTRLQRPPSHRDRDSRHNSSGSRECLDSGSGREKDKLRDKRDMRDRERDMSRDGRDSARDRRDSARDSGSGRDRRDVSKERDHRDHRDRRDRRRRDRENDSWDRDRTYSRDREYRDSRSRERLPKDYRDKDRDRHRKPRHSYDEDEDYSDGCGSGRSSPRDRWPDQRWRRDDRNYGSLGWRETRRRAELRQTEDSSERRYGSTLGWSTRRAAPRRDSSRERDSSRDVRESRDVRDTRDARETRDVRDSRRRVRRDDARRPRDYRFSNDFSPRERDAEPFDNDFQETPTPTGKKRAPYTTLEGTRFAFEPEDATASPLSASSGRARDSEHGAARFRFDSDSVSPRSMFEDDFAAPPRPRTASIAEEDEDLPPLRQRPPPTTNTRDIRKSDSINIFTRESDPFEGDAFFACTGSDRAARRENWPGDFQGFDNA, from the exons atgacatTGAAAAAGTTTGAATCGAGAAGTCTAATTAGCAAAG ACAAGAACGAGCCGGGCCGGTTCTTAGGCGAGGGCGTATCGTTTCGCGCCAAGCTGATAGGGGTACTGGAAGTGCCCGAGGCCCGGGGAGACAGGATGTGCCAGGAGGCGCTGGCCGACCTGAAGATGGCCATCCGAGCCGCTGGAGAGCATAAGCAGAGGATACAAGTCCATGTTGCTATTGATGGATTGAGGCTGCGGGATGATAAGACTGGG GACTCGCTGTACCACCACCCGGTGCACAAGATCTCCTTCATAGCACAAGACATGACGGACTCCAGGGCGTTTGGCTACATATTCGGATCGCCCGACACCGGCCACCGGTTCTTTGGCATCAAGACTGATAAAGCTGCTAGTCAA GTAGTAATAGCGATGAGAGACTTATTCCAAGTAGTGTTTGAGCTGAAGAAGAAAGAAGTGGAGATGGCGAAACAGCAGTTGGAAGGCAAGACGGTGACCAGTAGCCTGGTGCGCCACGCTACCAACGCCTCCACTGAGAGCAAAACTAAG AGCATCACCTCAGTGGGGGAGACCAGTTCCTCCACGTCCAAAGCCGCAGACGTTGGTGCTGAAGGTGGAGTAGCCGAGCTGGTGGACTTAGAACAGGAACTCAGTTCCCTTCGAAGAGGACTCACGCAAGTTGAGGGTCTGACGCCTTCGAATGACCCCTTTGGAGACTCCTTCACGGCTCTGCCTACGCAG AAGGGACTCCTCCCCCCTCCTCCTACGGGGTCATCAACCCGCGGCCGCACATCAGCCGCGCCGTCCGTCCCCCGCGGGGTGTTCAGCCCGGGCAAGGCGGCGCCAGCACTACCTTTCGACCTGGCTACAGTGGCCGCCGAGTTCGAACCGACCCCCGCACTCGTTGATAATCTCAGCGATACACCG GTATGCCAGCCCGGCGCGTCCACGACGCAGTCGCTCAGTTACGACGTATTCACGGAACTAGACCCCCTCGGCACCGGCCGGAGTAAACCTTACGTTGACAAAAAACTCTTCTTTCAGGAGCTCAAAAATCCGCCAAAGAAAGTGCTCAAAGACCTCGTGTCGACACAGAGTCTAATATCAGACATATTGCCGGTGACCACAGACACTAAGATAGAGCATTACGGGCCGGCGACGACGATGACGTCACTGTCGCGGCACTCGGGCGGCTCGGTAGCGATCGTCAAGCCGACGCAGACCGCCCTGTTCACTGGCAACTTTTTCTCGTCAGATCCCTTCGCGGAGACGGATCCCTTCGATAACACTGATCCCTTTTCGGATTCCTTCAAAGACGATCCGTTTACGAGTATGCAGGAGTTCCCGAAGGCGAGTGTGTTGAGAGTGGATGAGCTTAAGAGCAAACTGAGCAAGGAGGATAAGTCGGAGCCGCTGGAGAACGGCAAGAGTGTGTTCAACGGGCCGCTGCAGGTGTCGCTGCCGCCGGAGCCCGCGCCCAAGTCGCCGCGGCTGCAGAGACAG AACACAGAAAGCAGTTCGGTCCGGCAGCGTCCTCAAGCACACAAGCTGAGTGCGGACGGCGCGTCACCGCCGCCGCCCCTCCCGCCCAAGAAGGTGGGGGAGCTGCCCGCCGCCCGGCCCCCGCCTCGGCCCCCACATGACCACGAGGACGAAGACGTTGGGCCCCCGCTGCCTAAGCCTGCGATGAGGAGAGAACCTTTG GCGGACCGCAGCATGAAGCCCCGCCTCTCATCAGCGGCGACCAACAGCAGCGAGGACGAGTACCTGacccccgcgccgccgccgctgcccaCCGCGCGGCGGTTCGACATCACGCTCAGCCAGCTGCTCACGTGCACCATGGACGAACTGGCACACAG GTTGCGAGTTCCCGCTACAACTCTGTCTTCTATGACTCTACCTCAACTAACCGATTACCTCAGATCGTATTTAGCAGCTGATAATGATAGAGCG cATATACACGTAGAATCAACAGCAAAAACGGAAAAAGAGAAACCAATCACAGCCGTATCAGGGTTATCAACGCCCAGCGGTATTCTCGACAAGCCAGTCACCAACAATGATTTCAAACCGCAATTTGAAGACAACTTCACGCCACCAGCGGAAACTAACGACACATTTGTTGCTAACTTCGACGATTTTGACAAGAAAGCGAACCCGTCGTACGATAGATATGCAGCGTTTAGAGAAATACAAGAAGAAGAATTAAAAGCAAAATCTATATTAGACCCTATTGATGCCTTAGAATCTGAGCCGAAGCAGGATTCAGACGAAAAAGAATTGACAGCTATAGAAAACCTTATACGAGCGAATCAAGATAGGGAAAGTGATAATAAGGAACCCGCAAGAAGTCCTTTGAAAACGTTGGATGAATTGACGTTGGATTCGTTCAATATGTTCAGGAACTCTGTCAGTCCGAAGCCATCGCAGATTGACGCGAAGATAGAAGATATTAAGTCTGTTATGAAAACGCTGCAGATTGAGAAGTCTAGGAGAAGTGTGTCGCCGAGGGATAATGGACATGTCGATGTTAAACATGAAGATACTAATGATAG ATACGCAGCTCTCCGCGAGATCACAATCACAGAGCCACCACAGGACGAATTCGAGTCCTTACCGCCCGAACTACCGAAAGAGCGAAAGCGTTCCGACGAGAAGTCCGACGGTTTCGACAATTCCGATTTTTTCGACTGCATCGACAACAGTTCACTCTCTTTCACACATGTAGAAGATGCGTTTAGAAAGAGTCCTATAGTGAAGGAGGTAGAGGAGAAGAAGTTAGAAGAGATAAAGGAGCCTCAGGTGGAAATAGTGCCGCTGCCTGTGAGGGATCTAGCTCCCCCCACTAGACTGTCTACAGGGTCTATTAGTGATGTCGTTAGTGGCTCCTCGCCTGATACTAAAG AGAAGTTGGGCGGTGCGGTGGTGGGCGGGCCGCGCGGCACGCGCTGGGCGGCgctgggcggcgcggcggcgtcgCCCGCGTCGTCCGACTCGCGCGACTCCGAGCCGCGCCCGCGCCTGCGCCGCGCGCGCCACCACGACCCGCCCGCCAGCCCGCCCGTCG TACAAACATCATCGTCATCGCGCGACGTGTCTCCGTGGGATGAGGAGTTGCCATCAGTCACGCGGCTGCAGCGACCACCTTCACATAGAGATAGAGATTCCAG ACACAACTCATCCGGCTCAAGAGAATGTCTTGATTCAGGCAGCGGCCGAGAGAAGGACAAATTGAGAGACAAACGCGACATGAGGGACCGTGAGAGGGACATGAGCAGGGACGGGAGGGATTCCGCCAGGGACCGTAGAGACTCTGCCAGGGATTCCGGCAGTGGCAGGGACCGACGCGACGTCAGCAAGGAACGCGACCACAGGGACCATAGAGACAGAAGGGATAGAAGAAGAAGGGACAGAGAGAATGACTCCTGGGATAGAGACAGGACGTATAGCAGGGACAGAGAGTACAGAGACTCTAGGAGTAGAGAGAGACTGCCCAAAGACTACAGAGATAAGGACAGGGATAGACATAGGAAGCCGCGGCATTCGTATGATGAGGATGAGGA TTACAGTGACGGATGTGGGTCGGGTCGGTCGTCGCCTAGAGACCGGTGGCCGGACCAACGCTGGAGGAGAGACG ATAGAAATTATGGATCACTAGGCTGGCGGGAAACGAGACGTCGCGCTGAATTGAGACAGACTGAAGATTCTAGTGAAAGAAG GTATGGTTCAACCCTCGGTTGGTCGACGCGTCGAGCCGCCCCCCGACGCGACTCGTCCCGGGAACGTGACAGTTCCCGTGACGTGCGCGAATCCCGTGACGTCAGAGATACTCGTGACGCCAGAGAAACGCGTGACGTCAGAGACTCTCGCCGGCGAGTACGTAGAGACGACGCACGGAGGCCCAGAGACTATCGCTTCTCTAACGACTTCTCGCCCAGAGAGAGAGATGCTGAACCGTTTGATAATGACTTCCAAGAAACGCCTACACCGACTGGGAAGAAGAGGGCGCCTTATACTACCTTGGAGGGGACTAG ATTCGCATTCGAGCCGGAAGACGCGACGGCGTCCCCCCTGTCAGCGAGCAGCGGCCGCGCCCGCGACAGCGAGCACGGCGCCGCGCGGTTCCGCTTCGACTCCGACTCCGTGTCGCCGCGCTCCATGTTCGAGGACGACTTCGCCGCGCCGCCCCGCCCCCGCACCGCCTCCATCGCCGAGGAGGACGAGGATCTGCCCCCGCTGCGCCAACGCCCGCCCCCCACCACCAACACCCGCGACATACGTAAGTCCGACTCCATTAACATCTTCACCAGGGAATCTGACCCCTTTGAAGGCGACGCTTTCTTCGCTTGCACTGGATCTGATAGAGCCGCGAGACGGGAGAACTGGCCTGGAGACTTTCAAGGGTTCGATAACGCGTGA
- the LOC124638070 gene encoding protein disabled isoform X8, with translation MTLKKFESRSLISKDKNEPGRFLGEGVSFRAKLIGVLEVPEARGDRMCQEALADLKMAIRAAGEHKQRIQVHVAIDGLRLRDDKTGDSLYHHPVHKISFIAQDMTDSRAFGYIFGSPDTGHRFFGIKTDKAASQVVIAMRDLFQVVFELKKKEVEMAKQQLEGKTVTSSLVRHATNASTESKTKFRNLSQSITSVGETSSSTSKAADVGAEGGVAELVDLEQELSSLRRGLTQVEGLTPSNDPFGDSFTALPTQKGLLPPPPTGSSTRGRTSAAPSVPRGVFSPGKAAPALPFDLATVAAEFEPTPALVDNLSDTPVCQPGASTTQSLSYDVFTELDPLGTGRSKPYVDKKLFFQELKNPPKKVLKDLVSTQSLISDILPVTTDTKIEHYGPATTMTSLSRHSGGSVAIVKPTQTALFTGNFFSSDPFAETDPFDNTDPFSDSFKDDPFTSMQEFPKASVLRVDELKSKLSKEDKSEPLENGKSVFNGPLQVSLPPEPAPKSPRLQRQNTESSSVRQRPQAHKLSADGASPPPPLPPKKVGELPAARPPPRPPHDHEDEDVGPPLPKPAMRREPLADRSMKPRLSSAATNSSEDEYLTPAPPPLPTARRFDITLSQLLTCTMDELAHRLRVPATTLSSMTLPQLTDYLRSYLAADNDRAHIHVESTAKTEKEKPITAVSGLSTPSGILDKPVTNNDFKPQFEDNFTPPAETNDTFVANFDDFDKKANPSYDRYAAFREIQEEELKAKSILDPIDALESEPKQDSDEKELTAIENLIRANQDRESDNKEPARSPLKTLDELTLDSFNMFRNSVSPKPSQIDAKIEDIKSVMKTLQIEKSRRSVSPRDNGHVDVKHEDTNDRYAALREITITEPPQDEFESLPPELPKERKRSDEKSDGFDNSDFFDCIDNSSLSFTHVEDAFRKSPIVKEVEEKKLEEIKEPQVEIVPLPVRDLAPPTRLSTGSISDVVSGSSPDTKVQTSSSSRDVSPWDEELPSVTRLQRPPSHRDRDSRHNSSGSRECLDSGSGREKDKLRDKRDMRDRERDMSRDGRDSARDRRDSARDSGSGRDRRDVSKERDHRDHRDRRDRRRRDRENDSWDRDRTYSRDREYRDSRSRERLPKDYRDKDRDRHRKPRHSYDEDEDYSDGCGSGRSSPRDRWPDQRWRRDDRNYGSLGWRETRRRAELRQTEDSSERRYGSTLGWSTRRAAPRRDSSRERDSSRDVRESRDVRDTRDARETRDVRDSRRRVRRDDARRPRDYRFSNDFSPRERDAEPFDNDFQETPTPTGKKRAPYTTLEGTRFAFEPEDATASPLSASSGRARDSEHGAARFRFDSDSVSPRSMFEDDFAAPPRPRTASIAEEDEDLPPLRQRPPPTTNTRDIRKSDSINIFTRESDPFEGDAFFACTGSDRAARRENWPGDFQGFDNA, from the exons atgacatTGAAAAAGTTTGAATCGAGAAGTCTAATTAGCAAAG ACAAGAACGAGCCGGGCCGGTTCTTAGGCGAGGGCGTATCGTTTCGCGCCAAGCTGATAGGGGTACTGGAAGTGCCCGAGGCCCGGGGAGACAGGATGTGCCAGGAGGCGCTGGCCGACCTGAAGATGGCCATCCGAGCCGCTGGAGAGCATAAGCAGAGGATACAAGTCCATGTTGCTATTGATGGATTGAGGCTGCGGGATGATAAGACTGGG GACTCGCTGTACCACCACCCGGTGCACAAGATCTCCTTCATAGCACAAGACATGACGGACTCCAGGGCGTTTGGCTACATATTCGGATCGCCCGACACCGGCCACCGGTTCTTTGGCATCAAGACTGATAAAGCTGCTAGTCAA GTAGTAATAGCGATGAGAGACTTATTCCAAGTAGTGTTTGAGCTGAAGAAGAAAGAAGTGGAGATGGCGAAACAGCAGTTGGAAGGCAAGACGGTGACCAGTAGCCTGGTGCGCCACGCTACCAACGCCTCCACTGAGAGCAAAACTAAG TTTCGAAATCTTTCTCAGAGCATCACCTCAGTGGGGGAGACCAGTTCCTCCACGTCCAAAGCCGCAGACGTTGGTGCTGAAGGTGGAGTAGCCGAGCTGGTGGACTTAGAACAGGAACTCAGTTCCCTTCGAAGAGGACTCACGCAAGTTGAGGGTCTGACGCCTTCGAATGACCCCTTTGGAGACTCCTTCACGGCTCTGCCTACGCAG AAGGGACTCCTCCCCCCTCCTCCTACGGGGTCATCAACCCGCGGCCGCACATCAGCCGCGCCGTCCGTCCCCCGCGGGGTGTTCAGCCCGGGCAAGGCGGCGCCAGCACTACCTTTCGACCTGGCTACAGTGGCCGCCGAGTTCGAACCGACCCCCGCACTCGTTGATAATCTCAGCGATACACCG GTATGCCAGCCCGGCGCGTCCACGACGCAGTCGCTCAGTTACGACGTATTCACGGAACTAGACCCCCTCGGCACCGGCCGGAGTAAACCTTACGTTGACAAAAAACTCTTCTTTCAGGAGCTCAAAAATCCGCCAAAGAAAGTGCTCAAAGACCTCGTGTCGACACAGAGTCTAATATCAGACATATTGCCGGTGACCACAGACACTAAGATAGAGCATTACGGGCCGGCGACGACGATGACGTCACTGTCGCGGCACTCGGGCGGCTCGGTAGCGATCGTCAAGCCGACGCAGACCGCCCTGTTCACTGGCAACTTTTTCTCGTCAGATCCCTTCGCGGAGACGGATCCCTTCGATAACACTGATCCCTTTTCGGATTCCTTCAAAGACGATCCGTTTACGAGTATGCAGGAGTTCCCGAAGGCGAGTGTGTTGAGAGTGGATGAGCTTAAGAGCAAACTGAGCAAGGAGGATAAGTCGGAGCCGCTGGAGAACGGCAAGAGTGTGTTCAACGGGCCGCTGCAGGTGTCGCTGCCGCCGGAGCCCGCGCCCAAGTCGCCGCGGCTGCAGAGACAG AACACAGAAAGCAGTTCGGTCCGGCAGCGTCCTCAAGCACACAAGCTGAGTGCGGACGGCGCGTCACCGCCGCCGCCCCTCCCGCCCAAGAAGGTGGGGGAGCTGCCCGCCGCCCGGCCCCCGCCTCGGCCCCCACATGACCACGAGGACGAAGACGTTGGGCCCCCGCTGCCTAAGCCTGCGATGAGGAGAGAACCTTTG GCGGACCGCAGCATGAAGCCCCGCCTCTCATCAGCGGCGACCAACAGCAGCGAGGACGAGTACCTGacccccgcgccgccgccgctgcccaCCGCGCGGCGGTTCGACATCACGCTCAGCCAGCTGCTCACGTGCACCATGGACGAACTGGCACACAG GTTGCGAGTTCCCGCTACAACTCTGTCTTCTATGACTCTACCTCAACTAACCGATTACCTCAGATCGTATTTAGCAGCTGATAATGATAGAGCG cATATACACGTAGAATCAACAGCAAAAACGGAAAAAGAGAAACCAATCACAGCCGTATCAGGGTTATCAACGCCCAGCGGTATTCTCGACAAGCCAGTCACCAACAATGATTTCAAACCGCAATTTGAAGACAACTTCACGCCACCAGCGGAAACTAACGACACATTTGTTGCTAACTTCGACGATTTTGACAAGAAAGCGAACCCGTCGTACGATAGATATGCAGCGTTTAGAGAAATACAAGAAGAAGAATTAAAAGCAAAATCTATATTAGACCCTATTGATGCCTTAGAATCTGAGCCGAAGCAGGATTCAGACGAAAAAGAATTGACAGCTATAGAAAACCTTATACGAGCGAATCAAGATAGGGAAAGTGATAATAAGGAACCCGCAAGAAGTCCTTTGAAAACGTTGGATGAATTGACGTTGGATTCGTTCAATATGTTCAGGAACTCTGTCAGTCCGAAGCCATCGCAGATTGACGCGAAGATAGAAGATATTAAGTCTGTTATGAAAACGCTGCAGATTGAGAAGTCTAGGAGAAGTGTGTCGCCGAGGGATAATGGACATGTCGATGTTAAACATGAAGATACTAATGATAG ATACGCAGCTCTCCGCGAGATCACAATCACAGAGCCACCACAGGACGAATTCGAGTCCTTACCGCCCGAACTACCGAAAGAGCGAAAGCGTTCCGACGAGAAGTCCGACGGTTTCGACAATTCCGATTTTTTCGACTGCATCGACAACAGTTCACTCTCTTTCACACATGTAGAAGATGCGTTTAGAAAGAGTCCTATAGTGAAGGAGGTAGAGGAGAAGAAGTTAGAAGAGATAAAGGAGCCTCAGGTGGAAATAGTGCCGCTGCCTGTGAGGGATCTAGCTCCCCCCACTAGACTGTCTACAGGGTCTATTAGTGATGTCGTTAGTGGCTCCTCGCCTGATACTAAAG TACAAACATCATCGTCATCGCGCGACGTGTCTCCGTGGGATGAGGAGTTGCCATCAGTCACGCGGCTGCAGCGACCACCTTCACATAGAGATAGAGATTCCAG ACACAACTCATCCGGCTCAAGAGAATGTCTTGATTCAGGCAGCGGCCGAGAGAAGGACAAATTGAGAGACAAACGCGACATGAGGGACCGTGAGAGGGACATGAGCAGGGACGGGAGGGATTCCGCCAGGGACCGTAGAGACTCTGCCAGGGATTCCGGCAGTGGCAGGGACCGACGCGACGTCAGCAAGGAACGCGACCACAGGGACCATAGAGACAGAAGGGATAGAAGAAGAAGGGACAGAGAGAATGACTCCTGGGATAGAGACAGGACGTATAGCAGGGACAGAGAGTACAGAGACTCTAGGAGTAGAGAGAGACTGCCCAAAGACTACAGAGATAAGGACAGGGATAGACATAGGAAGCCGCGGCATTCGTATGATGAGGATGAGGA TTACAGTGACGGATGTGGGTCGGGTCGGTCGTCGCCTAGAGACCGGTGGCCGGACCAACGCTGGAGGAGAGACG ATAGAAATTATGGATCACTAGGCTGGCGGGAAACGAGACGTCGCGCTGAATTGAGACAGACTGAAGATTCTAGTGAAAGAAG GTATGGTTCAACCCTCGGTTGGTCGACGCGTCGAGCCGCCCCCCGACGCGACTCGTCCCGGGAACGTGACAGTTCCCGTGACGTGCGCGAATCCCGTGACGTCAGAGATACTCGTGACGCCAGAGAAACGCGTGACGTCAGAGACTCTCGCCGGCGAGTACGTAGAGACGACGCACGGAGGCCCAGAGACTATCGCTTCTCTAACGACTTCTCGCCCAGAGAGAGAGATGCTGAACCGTTTGATAATGACTTCCAAGAAACGCCTACACCGACTGGGAAGAAGAGGGCGCCTTATACTACCTTGGAGGGGACTAG ATTCGCATTCGAGCCGGAAGACGCGACGGCGTCCCCCCTGTCAGCGAGCAGCGGCCGCGCCCGCGACAGCGAGCACGGCGCCGCGCGGTTCCGCTTCGACTCCGACTCCGTGTCGCCGCGCTCCATGTTCGAGGACGACTTCGCCGCGCCGCCCCGCCCCCGCACCGCCTCCATCGCCGAGGAGGACGAGGATCTGCCCCCGCTGCGCCAACGCCCGCCCCCCACCACCAACACCCGCGACATACGTAAGTCCGACTCCATTAACATCTTCACCAGGGAATCTGACCCCTTTGAAGGCGACGCTTTCTTCGCTTGCACTGGATCTGATAGAGCCGCGAGACGGGAGAACTGGCCTGGAGACTTTCAAGGGTTCGATAACGCGTGA